The genomic segment CTTCAAGTGCCCCAGAGGCTTCCCTGTGGtgtgtaaatatttgttcaaccCCTTTCGCCCCAGCCACCATTGAGTCCTCAACCTCCTCATTTCCCCGGGGACCCAGATGTCTGCCTGCCCATCTGCTGTCACCTCTCCCGCGGGACCTGAGGCTTCTGGTCACCAGCTTCCTGCCCCCAAAGATACCTCATTTCCTTGCCTCATGTGTTGGCCTACCGCACCTCCCACAGGATTATTTTTCGCCCAAACCCCAAATAAATCCCCTGCGTTTTGGTAAAATAGTTTTATCCTCTGTCAAAACACGAACCAACACACTTTGCGGGTGAGGGGAGGCAACACAGCATAGCCCACGTCTTATTTAGAAGAGAGGATGAGATTAAAAGACTCACCCCACTGCTTGCCCAGCTGAGAAAAAGTCACAACCCTAATACCCACTTATAAATATCTcttgttatattaaaaaaaaatatttccagggcCCACCTGGCTCTGCTCCAGCACAGAAAGGGTTAACCTTCAATATTCGATCTTGATCTTAAGGTCACAGGGTGAGGGTGGTAAGGAGAGGCAGGTtgggaagaaagggagatggGGGTGTGCTGAAAGACAGAGGGACAAACCATATcaaagccccccgcccccccaaaaacATCCAGAACCAAGTtgggggagggcacctgttaaGAGACTGAGAAACCAGTGCTATACCTCAGGGTTGTCTCACTCCTGTTCCCAGTTCCCATGCTCTGGAGTGATCTGTCCTTTCAGACACCACTGTGAAGTCCCAATATCAGGATCCAACCTTCCAGCTTGCCACCCAGCTTTGTAAGGTCCCCTCTAACGGATCAgcgccccctccccaaataagCATGAAGAAAGCTGGGGGTCCTTCCTGGAAGGAGGGTATTCCGGGCATGAGCCACTTTTGGGGTCCCCTTTCAGTCCCTGACCAGACGGTAAATGTGGTGCTGGGCCCCCCGCTCGCTGGTGGAGACCTCAAAGACGTAGGCAGTGCAGAGCAGCAgctcctgggtgtctcggttTGTTACCACCTGCCAAGGAGGCCAAGAGAAAGGGtttatgcaaaaaacaaaaacaaaacaaagagggagacggGGGACCACTGTGCCCTCCCCAAGGTGCCATGGAATACCCAGGGAAGAGGTCCCCACCTTATCACATTCCCCAGGGAGTAGGGAGAAGGGATGCCTGACATGTCAGTTTCTTCATTCGAGTGTTGGCAGTGAGGGGACTCCCATGAGATGGCATATCAGAGGTAAAGGAGTCCCACCGGATCATGTTCCCTGAGCTAAGGTTAGGTTCCCTATGGAGGAGGTCCCTTAAACTGAGGATCCACCACGGGATGTCCTCGAGGTCAGTTTCCCCCATGAGGAGGGATCCCCCTGTGTCAGAGTCCCCAGGCTGAGGGTCTGTCGTGGGCACTCCCCACCACATCAGTGCCCCGGCTCCGGCCCAGCCCCAGTGCATCACCTGGAGGATGGTGAAGTTCTCCAGGACACTGTTCATCATATAGCGCTCGGGCAGCTGCCGAAGTTTGTGCAAGAAATTCACCAGGTACTCACACATGGGTGAGCGCAGCAGGCGGTACACAAACCTCCCGTCCTCCAGCTGGGCACGCTCCGTCTGAACCAGGATGGGGGCGCAGAGTAGGGAGGACGGTGACTGAGAGACACAGGGGTCACCCCAGGAACTGAGCCCCACTCTGTGCCTCTCCGATGCCATGCCCACTCCCCACTGCGGTCATTTTACCATTGCTCCATCCACGGTGACCCGAGATGGGACCTGAACCCTCAGGTATCCAACTTGGGATCACTGAGCCTGCAAACCAGGGACCCCTCCAGCCTCTCAAAACTGTGCTCTGAAGCCTCAATGACCTCTGAACTGCACTAACCTCTAGGCCCTCAGATACCCTCACATCCTCCAAAGACCCCTCCACCAGGTCTCCAGACTCTATACGACCTCTGAGTTCAAGACCCCTCAAGTCCTCAGCAATCCCTAAGTGTGGCCCCTGAACCTCCTTGCCCTGCAGATTCCCCCATATCCCTAAGAACCTTCTGAGTCTCAGCAACTATAAATCTCTGTACCACATGTAACCTTTGAGCCTTCAAAGTAACCCCTACATGCAACTTTGGATTTCAGCATTAGCTCCCAGCCCGTGCATTAAGTCCCCAAAGAGGATAaaacactcccccacccccacccccaccccaccacaccgaCACTCAAGTGCATGAGCTATTGCACCCCCAAAGTGCCAGGTGGCTGGGTGCTCACCGGCCCGGAATTCTATccctccagcctcacctccaCCTTCTCCACCACCTGCTTGCCAAAGGAGCAGACCTTGGAGGAACAGGTGAGGGTCATGTGCTCCAGGCTCTCGTACTGGCTGCTCACTCCATAGAAACCACCACTGCTGCCGCCGGCCCCTACCTCTTCGCCACTAGGGCCCCAGTTCAGGTCCgcctgggggatggggagataggCACAGGTGAGTTGGAGAGGAAGTTCCCTGTAAATGGTGGGGATGCCTCTAAAGTGGGAACTCTGCCCTATGGCCTGGTTCCCCCCCATAGCCCTGCATTTGCCCACCTCTCTTCCTTAGCATTCAAGGTCCCTGCTTCTCCATGAGCCTGTTTCTGGAACACACCCACCCTTCCATCAGTATGGGAGAAGTCTGGCTTCCTAAAGTGGTCCAATAACTCTCTCTCCAATAACTCCACCCCCAACAAAGGAGCCCTGGAATTCAACTTTCTTCTCTTGGAGGCCCCAACTCAAGAGGTCAGCCCCTTCCAAACCTCCGGTTACTATGGAGCCAGCTACTCCCTAGCAACCAGAAACTCCCTCACAGAGGGAGTTGCTTCATGGCCCTGGGTGCTAAGGCAAGTGGCTACTCCCTAGCAAAGGGGCCTGGGGAAGCCAGACTCCTTTCCAGAACACTCTCCCAGGCCCTTTCAGCCAATCCTCAGCTAAGGGGGCAGACAGTCCATTAATTAGGCCAAGTAGGGCCCAACGAAGCCTAAAACCTCATCACACCAGTGGCCTGAGTTCCTTGGGCACCTTTTTGGGAAGCacacctcttcctcttcctaacCTTAGCTGCTGACCTGACCAGGTCACTCTGAGGTGGTTTAGTCCTCTCCTCAGGGCCCTGACTCCATCCATCACCCTGACAATGGCTACTCCCAGCCTTCCCAGCCGCACCCCTGCATCCCTTCAGCTGCTGGGCTTCCTAGGGATCGTTCTCTTGATCTGGGACCTGATAAGGCCTGTCTCAAGTCCTAACACGTCTAAGACCTCGGCAGCACATCCCCAGAGCCGCCTTGGGCCACTACACACTAGAACACTTTATAATCACGCAAAGCTCATGAACTTCAAGCCCTCGGCATGCTTCCTTCTAGGAGACTAGATCATGCCACAGCTCTGGTTAACAAGAGTTAACACCCCCTAAACATCTACGATGTTTACTGGGCCCCTATAACATCAGCCATTATAGTGAACACCAAACCAAGTGGGCCTAAGAAAGACCCAAGATGGACCCTCTTATTCATGATTACATACATAGCACTTGGCATAGGGCCtatatatagtaagtgctcaataaatgactgttaaataaataaatgccttcaCAAAGCCCCTTCCAGTTCCATCAGTCACTTCCTCAAGACCATTCTCTAACAACAGGGTCTGCTAGGGTCTGTCCTCTGTTTAGAGACCAAATTCCATGACTCTTATTTGCTAAGGGACGGGAACCATTCCTTAGCGACAAGGCTTCACGTGGTCAGGTGGGGTGCAGGGAAGTCTGGAAGGTTGCAAGCCAATCCCTAAGTCCACATCAGTCACCCCACTGGTTGTGGCAAAGTCTAGTGGGACCCGGGGAGGTCCAAGTCCTCTCCCTACGCCTGCACTGGTCCTATCCATTCCTGGCCTGGGGATAAAATTCCTCTGTGTTCCTTGTTACAAGGGGGCTGACACTCTGAGCCATGAGGACTGGTAAGGCCTGAGCTTGTCTCCCTTAGAGCCAGAGGCCATGTGACTTGTGAGCACTTTTGTTTTGGTGGCAGAACTCACCCAGAACTTGACCAGGAAGAAGGCGTGAGGGGGCCCGCGATCGTACAACTCCCGCAGGCCACCCTTTTTCTCAGGGAATTTGTCATAGATCTGCCGGACGTCCACACTCTCGAGGGGGGGCgctccagggctggggcagtGCTGGCTGATGTGTACGAACAGGTGCCTCTGGTACTGAGAAGGGTCGGCCATGAATGAGGAGTGACAGATGCTCACTTGCTCAAGCCCATCCCATACTGTACCCCCAGCAACCACTAGCTGTTTCACACCGTCCACCCAGATGCTGGGCCTGACTCCCCAGAACTGTCACCATTCCCTGCTGCCCCCCAATATTTCAGTCCCCAagccctgtcccctgctctccatccccactgccctgtcctctcccactctcaccccagcctcctccctggcctcccagcctccgATCTCTACTCTCCAGGTCATCCCTTACAGACTCCCAGAGCCCGggacctcccctgctcacaaccCTTCCGTGGCTCCCCAGAGCACCCAGGACAAAGCCCACACCCCCCAACCTGGAGGCTCTCACAAACAGATGCTCACAAATGTTCAGTCAATGGATGGAaaaatggatgcatggatggatagaATCCACACAGCCCAGATCAAGACTCCCCATCTCTCCATTCTTATCACTTCTTATCCGTATTCTGAAATTCTCCTACCTTCCCCCATCTTCTCTTTCAATACAAGTCCTCCCTCCATCTTCTAAGGCCCAAGCCTATGCAAATCTACCTCTTCCTGAAAGCCTCGCTTGATCAATCAGATGGGACCTCTCTTTTCTATGGTTCCCCAGCACACTCAGGAGAAAGTCTGGGTCCCTTAGCTTGGCAATGCCACGTCCTCCAGAACCAGCACCTGCCCACCTGTCGGCAGCctcaccagcccccccccccccatattcaATTATTTGTTTTCCTGAGAACTTCATGCTGTTTCTGGAACATAAAGTTCTGCACGTGGTATACTCCCAGGTAACCCTCAAAGCCCAACTGAACTGTTGTCATCTCAAGGAAGCCTTCACTAACTTCCCAGGCAGAATGACTCCTTTGTACACCCACAAAAACTTGAGCCTCCCCTATCCCAGCACATATTCATTATTCAACAGACATCTCCTGAGAGACCTACTGTGCGGGCACTATTCTGGCCCCTAGGGCTACCAGGCAAAATTTCTGGCCTCATGGAGTCCGCTGGCAAAGACAGAAAATTTtaggggtccctggctggctcagtcggtagagcatgtgactcttggggttataagtttgagcctcatgttgggtgtagagattacgtcaaaataaactctttaggggcgcctgggtggcttggtcggttaagcgtccgactgcagctcaggtcatgatctcacggtccgtgagttcgagccccgcgtcgggctctgtgctgacagctcagagcctggagcctgtttcagattctgtgtctccctctctctctgcccctcccctgttcatgctctgtctctctctgtctcataaatacataaacgttaaaaaaaatttttgttaataaaaataaaaaaataaactctttaaaaaaatagcttaagagaaagaaagaaaaatttaaaactcaaccCGCAGATAATATAAATCTCAGAGAGTGAcaacttctttgaaaaaaattcccaaaaatCCCAGTAAGAGGGTCAAGAGTGATGGCAGCTGGTATTTTCCATGAAGCGGTCTGGGAAAGCCAATCTGAGAAGACAAGCAAAGGCCTGAGTGAATGGAGGGAGAATGTGGGAACCATCTGAGGAAAACATATTCCAGGTGGCAAGAAGAGCagatgcaaaggtcctgaggcaggagtgggCCTGGTgtgtttgagaaagagcatggaaGCCAGTGTGGCTAGAGCACAGTGGGCAAGGGTATGAGGGCAGGAGGTGAGgacagagcaggaatgggggTCAGATTGTGCACAGCCCTGTGGGCAACTGAGAGGACTTTAGCCTTTGCTCCAAGTGAGATGGGAGGGTTTCAACCTGATCTAACTTGGGTTTTACAGGACCACCATACACAGCAATTGGTGTTTATTTGGCTGTAGCAGAGACTACTATGTGTTCACAAACCCCTGTTCCTTTTCACGCAGCAAAACTACActtcccagactcctttgcagTTAGGTGTGGCCACATGACTaaattctggccaatgggatgcGAGCAGCACCTGATAGTTGCCACTTCCAAACCAGATCCGTAAAACCTCCCGCACAATTCTTGAGTCTCTCCCTTCCACCATCTGCTGGCCAGATGCAGGCAATCCAGCAGCAGATTCTGAAGCCCTAGAAAATGTCAGAACCACAAAATGGAAGGAGCCTGGAATTTCCCGAAATCACTGTGTGGAAGCCTCCTACTGGACACCTACATGGAAATGTTACAGGAGAGAGAAACTTCTAGGATGTTCATTCCCTGAGGGTTTAGGGTTATTTCTTCTAACAGTCAGCCCACCCTGACTAATATGGCATCTGTCTCCATCCTAGGCCAGGAAAAGCTCAGGCCTAGAAACAAGACCTGCCTTTCCAGGTTCCCAGGGTCCACcacaaagcctggcacacagtaggcactcaaaaatgTTTCCCGAGTGAACACGCAACGGCCTGGGGAGTTTCTCTGAGCAACCTAACCATGACCCCATGACCATCCAGTCCCTCCAcgctagtggttctcaaagtgtggtctccagaccagcagcatcaacaaATGTCTGGGAGAgggttagaaatgcaaattctcaagccccacaccagactCTACCGCATCAGAATTTGAAGGTGGAGCCCAGCAGTCTGTGTGTCCACAAGCCCTCCATGTTATTCTGATAcctgctaaagtttgagaaccacggCGTTATGCCTCCCCCCCCATAACTCTCTGCattccaacccccaccccctcaccccccaccagTGACTATTCTAAAATTGCACTCACAGAGTCGACTGCATCCGGCGGTTCCACAAAGGCTGAGAACTCTACCAGCTGCAATCGGGCAGTGCCCAGGGCCCGAGCCTGCCAGGCTGGGGGTGacggggcaggtgggggcagggcagggggtgagAGGGCTTGGGGGGGCTCGTAccctagagaaagagaaaagaaaagaacaacaaaaattgCTAACATGTATTAAACACATCAAGCATTCTTCTCTCTTGCCTGCCTCCGCTTAGAAGCTAAAAAAGCTACATACtcactttcccagcctcccttgcaactAGAGATGGCCATGTGACACAGTCCTGGCCAATGAGACGTTAGGGGAAATCTGCTGAGGGGCTTCTGAGAAGGAGTTTCTTCCTGAATGAAAAAGACAGAACTTTGGGAGGAGAAAGCTTTTGGCCCCGGTCAAGTGCTGCTTGAGACACGATGCCTGGAATCACAACAGCCATCTTGAGACAATAAGAGGCCAAAGGACCTATAGAGATGCCAGTTCTGATATTGCTGAGCTGCTGAGCCAGCACAGGAGCACCCCACCTCCAGACTCCTTGTTAGGTGAAATCATTAAAGCCTTTATTACTTAAGGCACTATTAACTTGGGcattctgttacttgcagccaaaagcaTTTCGAATTGATGAATCTGTGGAACCTGAGAGTTCTCTTTCACCAGTGTGAGTTCTTAGGACCATAGCATCATGGACTTCCGGAAGCCGTCTTTCTTGCCAGGtgggcagagcctgcctgggaatgAAGCCACCACACACCACAGGGGAAAGCAGGGCCAAGCAAATCTGACACTACCACttgagcccctggatccagccatgcctgaagccacaATTCCTGAAATATCAGTTACCTAGGCcaacaaactctttttttttctttttctttgtgtcatcGAGCTTGATTTGAGTGTCTGCCACTTGCAGCTGGAAGAATCTTGACTAATACACCTCCTCAACGTCCTTTAGGTAGCAAGTGGCAGAACACAAACCCAGCGTCTCCGGATTCAGAGGCCACGATATTAACCACTACAAATTCTATCACTCATCTTTCCTCAGACCTGGACCTATACAGAAATGCGTTTCCTGATTaatggaaggggaaggaaaggcagcTGGGATTGAGGAGAGCGGGGAGACAAGGAAGGCGGAGAGCAGACTCTTACCTGGGAGGTCAGCAGATGGGGGGGTCAGTGACAACGAGAACGGCGTCTGTGAGAATGGCTTCACactgagggagaaaggaagccGGGGGTCAGCAAAGTAGAAAGATGGTAACTATACAGGCTAATGTTTACTCGGGGACACCAAAAGCCAGACCCTATAGTAGCATGTTATGGGCAAGAGTTCACTGaatcggggcccctgggtggctcggtcggttaagcatctgacttcagctccagccatgatctcgcggctcgtggattcgagccccacatcaggctctcttctgtcagctcagagcccacttcagatcctctgcctccctctctctctgcccctccccagctcgctcaagctctctctctctctctctctcaaaaacaaataaacattaaaaaaaacaaaaaaaaaaaaagagttcactgAATCCTCACAGTCCCCAAGAGCCTgaagtctgcctcagattctgtgtctccctctctcatgccccttccccgctctcgctctctctctctctcaaaaataaacacacatgaagaaatgggaaatgtggagaaagaggagggtGAGGGTCAGGAGGGTAGGAGAAAACGACCAACGGTCAGGAGATGGGACATTAGTCCAAAGTCTGGGGTGAGGAAGCAGCGCCACAAAATCTAAAGGAGTGTTGTCCGATAGAACTTTCCACGATGACGGACATGCTCTACATCTGccctgtccaatatggtagccccCAGGCACACGTTGCTGCTGAGCACGTGACTCATGACTACTGAGCACGAATGTGGCTAGAGTGCCTGAGGGActgacttttttcatttaatttaactttaattaacTGAAGATTCAATAACAGGCTGTGGCTAGTGACTGTAGTATCTGACAGAACATCTCTAGAAACCAATTACCTATGGGTAGCTGAGAAGATGATGGTGAGATTGAAAGGTCAGAGGTCATGGAGACTACACTTGGGGTCAAAGGTCAGTAAGCGGTCATGAGTCAAAAAGACCAgcggcacctggcaggctcagtcagcagagcatacaattcttgatctcggggttgtgggttcgagccccacattgggtgtagagatcacttaaaaataaaatcttgaaaaaataataaaaatagggactcagtcagctaagcatctgactcttgatttcaactcagattgTAATCTCACAGCCGTgaaatcgagccccgcatccagctctccACTGAcaacttgagattctctctctctctctctctctctgcccctccccactcactctcaagcacacacactctgtctctcaaaaacaaatacataaacacttaaaaaaaataaaaattcttaaattttttttaaaagtccaggggcacctgggtggctcagtaggtcgagtgtctgacttcaggtcacgatctcacggttcatgagttcaagcccggcgtcaggctctgtgtggacagctcagagcctggagcctgcttcggattctgtgtctccctcgctctctgcccctcccccgcccaccctctgtctctctctcaaaaataaacattaaaaaaaattttttttaataaataaataatttaaaaagtcaaaagaccCGAATCAGAAAGACACAAAACTCCAGGGACCTTCAGATCTCGACTCCCAGGGCCCTTGGCCCAGTACTCATCATCCCAATCCTGAAATCTCAACTCCAGTACCCTACCCACTGACTTCATCTCTTGTCATCAGGGCTGCTGGCCACATGCCACCCCTTCAGAGTGGCCCTTCTTGACACCTGTCTAAATAGAGCACATACACCTTGCTTTACTTCCTACACTTATTCCTTTCGCAGGAATGCTTATTTGTTTACGTGTTTACTGTCggtctcctcccctctccaaaCACGtcagctccatgaaggcagggactctGTCTCACTTATGTAATGCTGTGTCCCAATCTAAACGGAGGACCAGGCACttaacaggtgctcaataaacatctgaCTGGCCGGCGGCTTAATACCTTCTCTCATTTCCTGGAACTCACCAGACCTCAGGATCTTGGCACATGCTGTTTTCACTGCCTAAAATATTCCCAACCCCCCTTCTTCGCCTGGTTAAGTCCTACTCTGCCTTCAACGTTATCTCCTCAGAGAAACCCCCAGAACTCTCTTCCTCAACCCAGAACCTGTTGCAGTCCTCTGCACCATATCACATACTCTTCGATTCTGTGTTTAGGCAGGTGATGAGTTCGTTAACATTTGTCTCCCCGTTGACTATCAGCTCCCCTAACGGTGGGACCCCAGTGCCGACCCACCCCTCCTTCCAGCTCAGCCCCCTTCCCGCAAATCTGCAGTTCCTTCAGCCCAGGGGACCTGTCCTGATCTTTTCCAGGGTCCCAGCACCTCCCCAGGGAACTTTCTTCTCTCCGTGGAGCCCAGATGCCACAGCATGGCACTTCACTCGCTCTGGCAACACCCTCAACACCACTCGTCACTGACCTGAGGCCACACTGCCCCACCAACACCCAGCTTCGATCCACTGGCTCCTCTCTGGGCTGAAAACTGCACTTCCCATGAGTCTCTGGGGCCTGTTTCTATTCCGCTAGGCTGGAAACACATTCCGTCACCCTTAGGGCTCTCTCGGGGCTAAAATAGACATTCCCATGTACTTTGGGGACCTATTTTCTTCCTTTCGACTCTGAGAGAAGACTCCTGCTCTCCCCTCAGGCCCAAGAACACCTCTGTGGGATGGGAACAAGCCTACCCATGAGCCTCTGGGGCCCAGACAATCTCACTGGGATGCCATTATCCCCGTGGACATCCTCCTGGCCCCACACATTCATCCAGTCCCACACTGAGCTCCTTTCTTCCCCaaacctgcccctgccccaggacaCATATCTCCAGACTGTGCCACCAACCCCAGTCACCAGCAAGACCCCAGGCACGgtcctttcctctgccccttgGCTCCCAGCCCATgaggccccagccccacccctcctcctgaCTCTCTCTGTCCTGTCCCCCTTCGCTGTGCCAGCTCAGGCCTCATCCTATTCTCCAGACCATCACACAGCCTCCTctctgggattcaaatccagatagCTAGCTGCAGAATCCGTGCTCACAAAGGAGTTGGGAGCTGGAAGGTGGGGTAAGAAAGGCCTGTGTGGAGGAAACAGGCCTGGGGGATGCTGACCCAGGACAGAAAGTACTCACTCTGGAACATTCCAGGGGGACCCAGAGCCCCCTGACCAAAACTGGAAAAGCTCAGAGGcctgaaaaagagacaaaagaagggGGTCACAGTCAGTCAGTCCCCTTTTGAAACCgcagccccacccctcccacaatccctaaGCCACCTGAGGACCAGCAGGACCCAGTTTGGCCTGCAGGGAAGGTGCTGAGATGAGCTGGGCTGAGGACATGGTGGCCATTGTCTGGAAAGCCTTGTCCTTGGAAACCTGGTCCTGGAGGAGAAGTTGGGGGTCCACGTTAATGGGGAGTCCCAGTCGACACAGCAGGGGTAGGTCAATGCCAGGGAAGGGCAagcaaggggagaggcagagttgGGGAGTCAAGGCGATTGGGGGAGGGCACAAATCCTTCTTCCTacagccctctgcccctcctggccccCTCAGGAATGTCTGGGGGAAAGGAGCGGAGGGGTAGGATGGGCAGGGGCACTTACCACATTCAAGGCCTgcccgtgggggtgggggagggtgccaaaggaggaaagaaaacatgactTAGGAAGTGAGGCCTGAGTTCTCACCTTCCTGCCCTCTCAATCCCTATAGCTCCACCACCCTGAGCTGAAaaatgggaggaagggggagCAAGGATGAATATGgaacaggaaggagagagggccAGGCCTTGAGGGGGAAAGGGGCTCCTATACCCAGAATATAAGACAGTACACAGCATGAGGGTTTCTAGGTCAAGAAAGAGCCGGAAGTCAAGGTTTCCGGATATGCAGGCAACAGGAAATGAGAATTTCAGACCCCGAGGGAATAGGCAGCGAACATTCCCTAGCTTGGACAGGATAGAGACAGGACAGCGAGGTCCAGAAAAGACCAgaagtgaagattttttttagacctggagagaaaggagagggaggcttctgggtacaaaaaaaaaaaaaggagcaggaAGTGGTGGTCCCCAAATCCAAAGGAAGAGgcgcaaacaaaataaaacaaaaccaaacccctCACACCCAGAGGAGGAGAACATGAGGGTCTCAGGCCAAGAGGGAAGCGGAAAtccagagaatgaagaaaagggaTGTGAATATCtccaaacaaaatgaagatttctGGACACGGAAACAATAGGCAGGCCAGCCAGGGACCAAAAAAATGGGAAGATGAACCAGAAGGAGACGAAGAGGAGGTTCTCATAGCACAAGATGGGAAGGGGGGACCatcaggaggagaggagagggagggggaagattGCAGTAGCCAGAGGAGAGGCCTGACACCCTATCCTTCTTGCCTGCCCTCAGCTAaatctctgttcccctctctctacgAATCTCTTCCCCACCCAGGGCTTCTATCCACCCCCCTGGCTGGGCCACGAACCCCCCACCCTGGATCTCTACTTCCTCAATCTGTCTACCTCTCTGTGTgactctgtccccatctctggtTCTCTGTTACCcactctgggtctccctgtccctctttctctggatttCTGTTGacctctctctctgggtctctgtctccctctctctgaacctctgtccctctttctctttctctctgggtcCCCTCTTTCTGATCCTCTGCCCCCCATTCTCTGggtctctgccccccctcccttggtctctgtccccctc from the Prionailurus viverrinus isolate Anna chromosome E2, UM_Priviv_1.0, whole genome shotgun sequence genome contains:
- the TEAD2 gene encoding transcriptional enhancer factor TEF-4 isoform X4, with protein sequence MGEPRAGAPLDDGSGWTGSEEGSEEGTGGSEGAGGDGGPDAEGVWSPDIEQSFQEALAIYPPCGRRKIILSDEGKMYGRNELIARYIKLRTGKTRTRKQVSSHIQVLARRKSREIQSKLKALNVDQVSKDKAFQTMATMSSAQLISAPSLQAKLGPAGPQASELFQFWSGGSGSPWNVPDVKPFSQTPFSLSLTPPSADLPGYEPPQALSPPALPPPAPSPPAWQARALGTARLQLVEFSAFVEPPDAVDSYQRHLFVHISQHCPSPGAPPLESVDVRQIYDKFPEKKGGLRELYDRGPPHAFFLVKFWADLNWGPSGEEVGAGGSSGGFYGVSSQYESLEHMTLTCSSKVCSFGKQVVEKVETERAQLEDGRFVYRLLRSPMCEYLVNFLHKLRQLPERYMMNSVLENFTILQVVTNRDTQELLLCTAYVFEVSTSERGAQHHIYRLVRD
- the TEAD2 gene encoding transcriptional enhancer factor TEF-4 isoform X2; this translates as MGEPRAGAPLDDGSGWTGSEEGSEEGTGGSEGAGGDGGPDAEGVWSPDIEQSFQEALAIYPPCGRRKIILSDEGKMYGRNELIARYIKLRTGKTRTRKQVSSHIQVLARRKSREIQSKLKDQVSKDKAFQTMATMSSAQLISAPSLQAKLGPAGPQASELFQFWSGGSGSPWNVPDVKPFSQTPFSLSLTPPSADLPGYEPPQALSPPALPPPAPSPPAWQARALGTARLQLVEFSAFVEPPDAVDSYQRHLFVHISQHCPSPGAPPLESVDVRQIYDKFPEKKGGLRELYDRGPPHAFFLVKFWADLNWGPSGEEVGAGGSSGGFYGVSSQYESLEHMTLTCSSKVCSFGKQVVEKVETERAQLEDGRFVYRLLRSPMCEYLVNFLHKLRQLPERYMMNSVLENFTILQVVTNRDTQELLLCTAYVFEVSTSERGAQHHIYRLVRD
- the TEAD2 gene encoding transcriptional enhancer factor TEF-4 isoform X3, with product MGEPRAGAPLDDGSGWTGSEEGSEEGTGGSEGAGGDGGPDAEGVWSPDIEQSFQEALAIYPPCGRRKIILSDEGKMYGRNELIARYIKLRTGKTRTRKQVSSHIQVLARRKSREIQSKLKALNVDQVSKDKAFQTMATMSSAQLISAPSLQAKLGPAGPQASELFQFWSGGSGSPWNVPDVKPFSQTPFSLSLTPPSADLPGYEPPQALSPPALPPPAPSPPAWQARALGTARLQLVEFSAFVEPPDAVDSYQRHLFVHISQHCPSPGAPPLESVDVRQIYDKFPEKKGGLRELYDRGPPHAFFLVKFWADLNWGPSGEEVGAGGSSGGFYGVSSQYESLEHMTLTCSSKTERAQLEDGRFVYRLLRSPMCEYLVNFLHKLRQLPERYMMNSVLENFTILQVVTNRDTQELLLCTAYVFEVSTSERGAQHHIYRLVRD
- the TEAD2 gene encoding transcriptional enhancer factor TEF-4 isoform X1, translating into MGEPRAGAPLDDGSGWTGSEEGSEEGTGGSEGAGGDGGPDAEGVWSPDIEQSFQEALAIYPPCGRRKIILSDEGKMYGRNELIARYIKLRTGKTRTRKQVSSHIQVLARRKSREIQSKLKALNVDQVSKDKAFQTMATMSSAQLISAPSLQAKLGPAGPQASELFQFWSGGSGSPWNVPDVKPFSQTPFSLSLTPPSADLPGYEPPQALSPPALPPPAPSPPAWQARALGTARLQLVEFSAFVEPPDAVDSYQRHLFVHISQHCPSPGAPPLESVDVRQIYDKFPEKKGGLRELYDRGPPHAFFLVKFWADLNWGPSGEEVGAGGSSGGFYGVSSQYESLEHMTLTCSSKSPSSLLCAPILVQTERAQLEDGRFVYRLLRSPMCEYLVNFLHKLRQLPERYMMNSVLENFTILQVVTNRDTQELLLCTAYVFEVSTSERGAQHHIYRLVRD